In one window of uncultured Acetobacteroides sp. DNA:
- a CDS encoding PDZ domain-containing protein — protein MRKTALVLLWTLASSLLFAQGEGEMTVSSLNHCHSPNSCASVQSLTAKWNLTTMMGELLVRVSFKWTAGGDTPANFFDGRDFIVLRCVASGSSQVVGYIRSGADCPVSGKGYGHNMGGSPSWTSLFCDSEGNSLGYSAEKTKEIWKKGFSVAGVSLVRSGGLDADKPRAAQAASSGGGAPTTTVTGSPQSSQRVAELQAKQRQLEEQSKQRQQQQQQQAAQERSRQQQADRGRQQTTTSRSSSPGEADRYAREMAINQYNDAQRNTQEMLDKVKQGAQDIMNTISQTAENNRRENEKWKAECAAKNREWEENEARKKREQEEQSRQYWENARREAEQSKREEEAKAAQATLIGQNRLAIVNEFKASTIPLSSELGSADKLYYFGFSYNGDKLKDNTCTFYITPTFEVGRRADGTWPYLSNVVDDLYRKLPYNTRIMHGAYSSYDEAEQVRQTLIGMLTKTSVTFKDKEYAGKVATVVAKPLPALAPALKASFEGAELLFASGKYSAALAQLLSTEGQPGGSTERVAYLKLFAYDGLLAYPHTDSLELLLLMHQAISGYLSAYANHPIKEKYAEVQALQEKYNRWGLGDQRVAGAMGGNAEDQYQLGMIFYRSELYPRAVQLLARSAEQKHPKACGKAGVLYDLGIGRVKPNPDLSAKYLRWAVEANDWEGISFAAYQYREGVAPFAKDAAKAAELFRRAYDMSPTQTDNNDADAAMYLTGHFYRYGSYGEPNYDKAYYWYSKAAQRPYSIYQKAAQAKVNELSSFLSSKRSGDAYFSEKNFKMAIWNYNHAYSTIKDGRLKSRLFEAQVALGDQLFHEKKNRYDAQKAYDEAGELVGDDPQKLAVLLPKLEEFVYDDMRSYSFDCTYPTDEGKLNYYLASFPNGKYRRNLANVIDYLYPGAAKSNLKWDYYNNAKRLYLIAAFTYSDSGKAPRFLKKVKRYMKKRSEYGERYAGFSYEPSTKDDWTKGKLVVTAVQKGSPAGERGLLANDVITHISGIPVEKLEPWQASELMRSFKGDETSGCYLTVIRPGEILRRVIYVFGR, from the coding sequence ATGAGAAAAACCGCTCTAGTCTTGCTGTGGACGCTTGCCTCTTCTCTTCTCTTTGCCCAAGGCGAAGGCGAGATGACGGTGAGCAGCCTAAACCACTGCCATAGCCCCAACAGCTGTGCCAGCGTCCAATCGTTAACTGCCAAGTGGAACCTGACCACGATGATGGGCGAGCTGCTGGTTCGTGTCTCGTTTAAGTGGACCGCTGGGGGCGATACTCCCGCCAACTTCTTCGATGGCCGCGACTTTATCGTGCTGCGCTGTGTTGCCTCGGGCAGCTCGCAGGTGGTGGGTTACATCCGCAGCGGCGCCGATTGCCCGGTTTCGGGGAAGGGGTACGGCCATAACATGGGGGGCTCGCCCTCGTGGACGTCGCTTTTCTGCGATTCGGAGGGCAACAGCCTCGGCTACTCGGCCGAGAAGACCAAGGAGATCTGGAAGAAGGGCTTCTCGGTTGCCGGTGTGTCGCTGGTGCGATCGGGCGGGCTCGATGCCGACAAGCCCCGCGCCGCACAGGCGGCCAGCTCGGGTGGCGGTGCGCCAACCACCACGGTAACGGGCTCGCCGCAGTCGTCGCAGCGGGTGGCCGAGCTGCAGGCCAAGCAGCGCCAGCTGGAGGAGCAGAGCAAGCAGCGCCAGCAACAGCAGCAGCAACAGGCGGCTCAGGAGCGTTCCCGCCAGCAGCAGGCCGATCGTGGCCGCCAGCAGACGACGACGAGCCGCTCCTCCTCGCCGGGCGAGGCTGACCGCTACGCGAGGGAGATGGCCATTAACCAGTACAACGACGCGCAGCGCAACACCCAGGAGATGCTCGACAAGGTGAAGCAGGGCGCGCAGGATATCATGAACACCATATCGCAAACCGCCGAAAATAACCGCAGGGAGAATGAGAAGTGGAAGGCGGAGTGCGCCGCCAAGAACCGCGAGTGGGAGGAGAACGAGGCCCGCAAGAAGCGGGAGCAGGAGGAGCAGAGCCGGCAGTACTGGGAGAATGCCCGCAGGGAGGCCGAGCAGAGCAAGCGCGAGGAGGAGGCCAAGGCTGCCCAGGCAACCCTGATTGGCCAGAACCGTTTGGCCATCGTTAACGAGTTTAAGGCCTCGACCATCCCGCTATCGTCGGAGCTGGGCTCGGCCGATAAGCTCTACTACTTCGGCTTCTCCTACAACGGGGACAAGCTCAAGGACAACACCTGCACGTTCTACATCACCCCAACCTTCGAGGTGGGCCGACGCGCCGACGGCACCTGGCCCTACCTGTCCAATGTCGTGGACGACCTCTACCGAAAGCTACCCTACAACACCCGCATCATGCACGGGGCCTACTCCTCGTACGACGAGGCCGAGCAGGTGCGGCAGACGCTCATCGGCATGCTCACGAAGACCAGCGTCACCTTTAAGGATAAGGAGTACGCGGGCAAGGTGGCCACGGTGGTGGCTAAGCCGCTGCCCGCCCTGGCCCCTGCGCTGAAGGCCAGCTTCGAGGGGGCCGAGCTGCTCTTTGCCAGCGGCAAGTACTCCGCCGCCCTGGCGCAGCTCCTATCCACCGAAGGGCAGCCGGGCGGTAGCACCGAGCGGGTGGCCTACCTGAAGCTCTTCGCCTACGATGGGCTGCTGGCCTATCCGCATACCGACTCGCTGGAGCTGCTGCTGCTCATGCACCAGGCCATCAGCGGCTACCTGAGCGCCTACGCCAACCATCCCATAAAAGAGAAGTACGCCGAGGTACAGGCGCTACAGGAGAAGTACAACCGTTGGGGGCTGGGCGACCAGCGCGTTGCGGGGGCTATGGGCGGTAACGCCGAGGACCAGTACCAGCTGGGCATGATCTTCTACCGGAGCGAGCTTTACCCAAGGGCGGTGCAGCTGCTTGCCCGTAGCGCCGAGCAGAAGCACCCCAAGGCCTGCGGCAAGGCGGGGGTGCTCTACGACCTCGGCATTGGACGCGTGAAGCCGAACCCCGACCTCTCGGCCAAGTACCTGCGGTGGGCCGTGGAGGCCAACGACTGGGAGGGCATCAGCTTTGCCGCCTACCAGTACCGCGAAGGCGTGGCCCCCTTCGCCAAGGATGCCGCCAAGGCTGCCGAGCTCTTCCGAAGGGCCTACGACATGAGCCCGACGCAGACCGACAACAACGATGCCGATGCGGCCATGTACCTCACGGGCCACTTCTACCGCTACGGCAGCTACGGCGAACCCAACTACGACAAGGCCTACTACTGGTACAGCAAGGCGGCCCAGCGGCCCTACTCGATTTACCAAAAGGCGGCCCAGGCCAAGGTGAACGAGCTCTCCTCGTTCCTCTCCAGCAAGCGGAGCGGGGATGCCTACTTCAGCGAGAAGAATTTCAAGATGGCCATCTGGAACTACAATCATGCCTATAGCACCATCAAGGACGGCCGGTTGAAGAGCCGCCTCTTCGAGGCGCAGGTTGCCCTAGGCGACCAGCTCTTCCACGAAAAAAAGAACCGGTACGATGCTCAGAAAGCCTACGATGAGGCGGGTGAGCTGGTGGGCGACGACCCGCAGAAGCTGGCCGTGCTGCTGCCCAAACTCGAGGAGTTCGTGTACGACGACATGCGCAGCTACTCCTTCGATTGCACCTACCCCACCGACGAGGGGAAGCTCAACTACTACCTGGCCAGCTTCCCCAACGGCAAGTACCGCCGCAACCTGGCCAACGTCATCGACTACCTGTACCCCGGCGCGGCCAAGAGCAACCTCAAGTGGGATTACTACAACAACGCCAAGCGGCTCTACCTGATAGCGGCCTTCACCTACTCCGACTCGGGCAAGGCCCCGCGATTCCTGAAGAAGGTAAAGCGGTACATGAAGAAGCGCTCTGAATACGGCGAGCGGTATGCCGGCTTCTCCTACGAGCCGAGCACCAAGGACGACTGGACCAAGGGCAAGCTCGTGGTAACCGCGGTGCAGAAGGGCAGCCCCGCCGGGGAAAGAGGCCTGCTGGCCAACGACGTGATCACCCATATCAGCGGCATCCCCGTCGAGAAGCTGGAGCCCTGGCAGGCCAGCGAGCTGATGCGCTCCTTCAAGGGCGACGAAACCAGCGGCTGCTACCTCACCGTCATCCGGCCGGGCGAAATCCTGCGCCGGGTAATCTACGTTTTCGGTAGGTAA
- a CDS encoding DUF6261 family protein, giving the protein MKKVKSFNLRKVLVDELGTFARNFCTIVKGLVASKQIPEPMVTGLEQGIKRYEMGVGPKVDKAGTERSRLLDLECDGLFLATKGAVRTAKFRPDQREAAQRMEDAIRNRGWNMQNAAYDAESNNIKLLLADIKGSPVLQADAVTIKCDDLLALLEAANKKFDASEADRKAKELELGGLNSYEAVKGLNAEIQRIFSYLDSVSGIYPEVAKAIDQINLLIDPLAAKIKTRETVAENKKKEEKEKEKDKPTQPKQ; this is encoded by the coding sequence ATGAAGAAAGTAAAGTCATTTAATCTTCGCAAAGTGCTGGTAGACGAGCTCGGCACTTTTGCACGTAACTTCTGTACAATCGTAAAGGGGCTCGTTGCCTCGAAGCAAATTCCAGAGCCGATGGTGACGGGGTTGGAGCAGGGCATAAAGCGCTACGAAATGGGCGTGGGGCCCAAGGTGGATAAGGCTGGCACCGAGCGCAGCCGGTTGCTCGATCTGGAGTGCGACGGTCTGTTTCTGGCCACCAAGGGGGCCGTTCGCACGGCCAAGTTCCGCCCCGATCAGCGGGAGGCCGCACAGCGAATGGAGGATGCCATCCGCAACCGTGGCTGGAATATGCAGAATGCCGCCTACGATGCCGAGTCGAACAACATCAAGCTGCTGCTGGCCGACATCAAGGGCTCGCCCGTGCTGCAGGCCGATGCGGTAACCATCAAGTGCGACGACCTGCTGGCGCTCCTCGAAGCGGCCAACAAGAAGTTCGACGCCAGCGAGGCCGACCGTAAGGCCAAGGAGCTGGAGCTGGGCGGCCTCAACAGCTACGAGGCGGTGAAGGGGCTCAACGCCGAGATCCAGCGCATCTTCAGCTACCTGGATTCGGTGTCGGGCATCTACCCCGAGGTGGCGAAGGCCATCGACCAGATCAACCTGCTCATCGATCCGCTGGCGGCCAAGATCAAAACCCGCGAAACCGTTGCAGAGAACAAGAAGAAGGAGGAAAAAGAAAAGGAAAAGGATAAACCAACCCAACCAAAGCAGTAA
- a CDS encoding diacylglycerol kinase family lipid kinase, protein MQAVCFIVNSQKRKVKGLVARIASTFESRYAVMFLYTSASRDAERLAVQAVEQGCSYVVAVGGDGTVNEVVNGLMLLSDAQRRAVTLAVLPWGTGNDFARSIGATPSVERLFELVEQNSTCQVDVGRVQYTQPNGLAALRYFVNIGDVGIGPSTVMMVERLKRFLGATLAFWIGGFCTICFRRPQEVAIEADGYSHRGTVMAVCMANGRYFGSGLGIAPHAVVNDGMLNLVVVGRVSALTFLRFTGKLRRAEPVIHPEVRYVEVSRCRILSESDCPLELDGEVLGAAPLEVELLPGAICVVVDTCCSRAIDSRLKPASMERSGASVTA, encoded by the coding sequence ATGCAAGCCGTCTGTTTTATCGTAAACTCCCAGAAGAGGAAGGTTAAAGGGCTGGTTGCCCGAATAGCGTCTACCTTTGAAAGCAGGTATGCGGTGATGTTTCTGTACACCTCGGCTAGCCGCGATGCCGAGCGGCTGGCGGTGCAGGCGGTGGAGCAGGGCTGCTCGTACGTTGTGGCCGTTGGCGGCGATGGCACCGTTAACGAGGTGGTGAACGGCCTGATGCTGCTCTCCGATGCACAGCGCAGGGCGGTTACCCTTGCCGTGCTTCCTTGGGGGACTGGTAACGACTTTGCCCGCTCTATTGGCGCCACGCCCTCGGTGGAGCGCCTCTTTGAGCTGGTTGAGCAGAACAGCACCTGCCAGGTTGATGTGGGCAGGGTGCAGTACACGCAGCCCAACGGGCTTGCCGCGCTTCGCTACTTCGTCAACATTGGCGATGTCGGCATTGGACCAAGCACGGTGATGATGGTGGAGCGGCTAAAGCGCTTCCTAGGGGCGACGCTGGCCTTCTGGATCGGCGGTTTTTGCACCATCTGCTTCCGCAGGCCGCAGGAGGTGGCCATCGAGGCGGATGGGTACTCGCATAGGGGTACGGTAATGGCCGTTTGCATGGCCAACGGGCGCTACTTTGGCAGTGGGTTGGGCATTGCCCCGCACGCCGTGGTCAACGATGGCATGCTGAACCTGGTGGTGGTGGGGCGCGTGTCGGCGCTCACCTTTCTCCGATTCACGGGTAAGCTGCGGAGGGCCGAACCCGTAATTCACCCCGAGGTGCGGTACGTGGAGGTTAGCCGCTGCCGTATTCTCTCCGAAAGCGACTGCCCGCTGGAACTCGACGGCGAGGTGCTGGGCGCTGCGCCGCTGGAGGTGGAGCTGCTGCCGGGCGCCATCTGCGTTGTGGTGGATACCTGCTGCTCGCGCGCCATCGATTCGCGTCTTAAGCCTGCCAGCATGGAGCGTTCGGGGGCATCGGTTACGGCTTGA
- a CDS encoding endonuclease/exonuclease/phosphatase family protein, producing the protein MRTYFITLALALTSLAASSQSSLKVATFNIRNSNANDGINRWENRKAIAAEFINTEKPDIIGMQEVLQEQLDYLSSNLNAYSYVGVAREDGKQKGEYAPLFFRKDRFSEKNHQTIWLSETPSVAGSVGWDAALTRIATIVTLYDKKAKREVTVINTHFDHMGVKAREESIKLIRQKVKELDAKSYIVMGDFNSRPTESAYLTAVKDLAGFPPLIDARASAKNRDGASDDGVTFHDYGKITKSCIIDYIFTGKSFEAKDYQVMAIKKGDVYISDHYPVVATLQYKK; encoded by the coding sequence ATGCGTACATATTTTATTACGCTAGCGCTAGCGCTTACCTCGCTTGCCGCTAGCAGCCAGAGCAGCTTAAAAGTCGCAACATTCAACATCCGCAACAGCAACGCCAACGATGGCATCAACCGCTGGGAAAACCGCAAGGCCATCGCGGCCGAGTTCATCAACACCGAGAAGCCCGACATTATTGGGATGCAGGAGGTGCTCCAGGAGCAGCTCGACTACCTGAGCTCGAACCTGAATGCCTACAGCTACGTGGGGGTTGCCCGCGAAGACGGCAAGCAAAAGGGGGAGTATGCCCCACTCTTCTTCCGAAAAGATCGCTTCTCGGAAAAGAACCACCAAACCATTTGGCTGTCGGAAACGCCATCGGTGGCGGGCAGCGTGGGCTGGGATGCCGCGCTTACTCGCATTGCCACCATCGTTACGCTGTACGACAAGAAGGCGAAACGCGAGGTTACAGTAATCAACACCCACTTCGACCACATGGGCGTTAAGGCCCGCGAGGAGTCGATAAAGTTGATCCGCCAAAAGGTGAAGGAGCTCGACGCAAAGAGCTACATCGTGATGGGCGACTTCAACTCGCGCCCCACCGAGAGCGCCTACCTTACCGCCGTAAAAGACCTAGCGGGATTCCCTCCTCTTATCGACGCGCGTGCCTCCGCAAAGAATAGGGATGGAGCTTCGGACGACGGCGTTACCTTCCACGACTACGGCAAGATCACCAAGAGCTGCATCATCGACTACATCTTCACCGGAAAATCCTTCGAGGCCAAAGACTACCAGGTGATGGCCATCAAGAAGGGCGACGTGTACATCTCGGACCACTACCCCGTTGTTGCCACGCTGCAGTACAAGAAATAA
- a CDS encoding outer membrane beta-barrel protein, protein MTKKLLIAALALGATAAAQAQKGDQFLSLSAGGGFHQLGYSIDNGSRKGGAGYTLGAGYTYFFSPNWGISTGVGAQSFKSTSTLNLLTKAPNVDAEGDAYELRTRYSGWKEEQSATLIDIPLAATYRRALTTKVGLTASAGAKLSIPAKSTYKATGGSITTTGYYSQWKAELGDLPEQGLSTYSQRPSGDISLRPSVALLADAGATYLLNDAISLYGGIYASYGLNSMLKADSKNIYLKEGIYNGLFESSQVDKVKPLALGVKLGVVWNFRH, encoded by the coding sequence ATGACGAAAAAGCTACTTATAGCCGCACTGGCGCTCGGCGCCACCGCTGCGGCACAGGCCCAGAAGGGCGACCAGTTCCTTTCGCTTAGCGCGGGGGGCGGGTTCCACCAGCTGGGCTACAGCATCGACAACGGCAGCCGCAAGGGCGGTGCTGGGTATACCCTCGGCGCAGGGTACACCTACTTCTTCAGCCCCAACTGGGGCATCAGCACGGGCGTGGGCGCGCAGTCATTCAAGTCGACCAGTACGCTGAACCTGCTGACCAAGGCCCCTAACGTGGATGCCGAGGGCGACGCCTACGAGCTCCGCACCCGCTACAGCGGCTGGAAGGAGGAGCAGTCGGCCACCCTTATCGACATCCCATTAGCGGCCACCTACCGAAGGGCGCTCACCACCAAGGTGGGGCTGACGGCCTCGGCGGGCGCCAAGCTCTCCATCCCAGCTAAGAGCACCTACAAGGCCACGGGTGGCTCCATCACCACCACGGGCTACTACAGCCAGTGGAAAGCGGAGCTGGGCGACCTGCCCGAGCAGGGGCTGAGCACCTACTCCCAGAGGCCTTCGGGCGATATCTCCCTGCGCCCCTCGGTAGCGCTGCTGGCCGATGCCGGTGCCACCTACCTGCTAAACGACGCCATCAGCCTGTACGGCGGCATTTACGCCAGTTACGGGCTGAACAGCATGCTCAAGGCCGACAGCAAGAATATCTACCTAAAGGAGGGCATCTACAACGGCCTCTTCGAATCCAGCCAGGTGGATAAGGTGAAGCCCCTCGCCCTAGGCGTTAAGCTGGGCGTGGTGTGGAATTTTAGACATTAG
- the gyrB gene encoding DNA topoisomerase (ATP-hydrolyzing) subunit B — protein MSNLDAENNELNSNNSYSADSIQVLEGLEAVRKRPSMYIGDVGVRGLHHLVYEVVDNSIDEALAGYCKNINVYINEDNSITVEDDGRGIPTDFHEKEQKSALEVVLTVLHAGGKFNKDSYKVSGGLHGVGVSCVNALSIKLVADIYRNGKHYRQEYSQGKPMTEVAIMGDTDRTGTTITFKPDAEIFNAIEYSYDILSTRLRELAFLNKGISLYIQDRREAEEQVDEEGTSTPGFKSDSFLSELGLREFVDYLDGTREKLTEKPIYIEGEKNGVPVEIAFQYNTSFSENVHSYVNNINTIEGGTHLTGFRRGLTRTLKKYADESGALTKVKFEINGDDFREGLTAVVSVKVAEPQFEGQTKTKLGNSEVSLAVDQATSAALEAYLEENPKDARQIVSKVILAATARHAARKAREMVQRKTVLSGSGLPGKLADCSERDPSICEIYFVEGDSAGGTAKQGRDRKFQAIMPLRGKILNVEKAMQHRIFENEEIKNMFTALGVSIGTEEDSKALNLAKLRYHKIIIMTDADVDGSHIATLMMTFFFRYMQDLIKEGYLYIATPPLYSVKKGNKMQYCWTDDERDRISMEMSGGRENSIHVQRYKGLGEMNAEQLWETTMSPDSRILRQITIDSAAEADRIFSMLMGDEVPPRREFIEKNAKYAKIDA, from the coding sequence ATGAGCAATCTTGACGCAGAAAACAATGAGCTTAACTCAAACAACAGCTATTCGGCCGATAGCATTCAGGTGCTCGAAGGGCTTGAGGCAGTTCGCAAGCGTCCGTCGATGTATATCGGCGATGTGGGAGTTCGAGGCTTACACCACCTGGTTTACGAGGTAGTTGACAACTCTATTGACGAAGCTCTTGCCGGATACTGCAAGAACATCAACGTATACATAAACGAGGATAACTCCATTACCGTTGAGGACGACGGTCGTGGTATTCCTACCGATTTCCACGAAAAGGAGCAGAAATCGGCACTTGAGGTGGTGCTAACCGTACTTCATGCCGGTGGTAAGTTCAACAAGGATTCCTACAAGGTTTCTGGAGGTCTCCACGGTGTGGGCGTATCGTGCGTAAACGCGCTTTCGATAAAGCTTGTTGCCGATATCTACCGCAACGGAAAGCACTACCGTCAGGAGTACAGCCAGGGAAAGCCAATGACAGAGGTGGCGATTATGGGCGATACTGATCGTACTGGAACTACCATCACCTTTAAGCCCGATGCCGAAATCTTTAATGCCATCGAATACTCCTACGATATTCTTTCGACTCGTTTACGCGAGCTGGCGTTCCTAAATAAGGGGATCAGCCTTTACATACAGGATAGGCGTGAGGCTGAAGAACAGGTGGATGAAGAAGGAACCTCTACGCCTGGTTTTAAGAGCGATAGTTTTCTTTCGGAGCTGGGCTTGCGCGAGTTTGTAGACTACCTTGACGGTACTCGCGAGAAGCTAACCGAAAAGCCAATTTATATTGAAGGTGAAAAGAATGGGGTGCCAGTGGAGATTGCCTTCCAGTACAACACCAGCTTTTCGGAGAACGTTCACTCGTACGTAAATAACATCAACACCATAGAGGGTGGTACGCACCTTACCGGCTTCCGCCGTGGCTTAACGCGTACCCTTAAGAAGTATGCCGACGAATCGGGCGCGCTTACCAAGGTGAAGTTCGAGATTAACGGTGATGACTTCCGCGAGGGGTTAACCGCTGTTGTTTCGGTAAAGGTTGCCGAGCCACAGTTCGAGGGGCAGACTAAGACGAAGCTGGGTAACTCGGAGGTCTCGCTGGCCGTCGATCAGGCTACCAGCGCTGCGCTGGAGGCTTACCTAGAGGAGAACCCTAAGGATGCCCGCCAGATTGTTTCGAAGGTGATATTGGCTGCCACTGCCCGTCATGCTGCCCGTAAGGCGCGCGAGATGGTGCAGCGTAAAACCGTTCTTTCGGGATCGGGGCTGCCCGGTAAACTGGCCGACTGCTCGGAGCGCGATCCTAGCATTTGCGAGATCTACTTTGTCGAGGGAGACTCGGCAGGTGGTACCGCTAAGCAGGGGCGCGACCGTAAGTTTCAAGCCATCATGCCGCTTCGTGGTAAGATCTTGAACGTGGAAAAGGCCATGCAGCATAGAATCTTCGAAAACGAGGAAATCAAGAACATGTTTACGGCGCTTGGCGTTAGCATCGGCACCGAGGAGGACAGCAAGGCGCTTAACCTAGCGAAGCTCCGCTACCATAAGATCATCATCATGACCGATGCCGACGTGGACGGTAGCCACATCGCCACGCTAATGATGACCTTCTTCTTCCGCTACATGCAGGATCTGATTAAGGAGGGCTACCTCTACATCGCCACACCTCCGCTCTACTCGGTTAAGAAGGGCAACAAGATGCAGTACTGCTGGACGGATGACGAGCGCGACAGAATCAGCATGGAAATGAGCGGCGGGCGCGAAAACTCGATCCACGTTCAGCGATATAAAGGTCTTGGTGAGATGAACGCCGAGCAGCTTTGGGAAACCACCATGAGCCCTGATAGCCGAATTCTCCGTCAGATTACCATTGACAGCGCTGCCGAGGCCGACCGCATCTTCTCGATGCTAATGGGCGACGAGGTTCCACCACGCCGCGAGTTCATCGAAAAGAATGCCAAGTACGCCAAGATTGACGCGTAA